A region of Spiroplasma endosymbiont of Crioceris asparagi DNA encodes the following proteins:
- a CDS encoding lipoprotein, protein MKKLLGLLGAFGLVTAAGVTVVSCGHKKAENVENIKTLAELLSGVTIVDTQSKDDVLKAIKAKLGNANLKSDYVVEFSNKDVATLTKAETITIKALQDFNIGDAIVKANDSFKITVADATKVETVKIADIQAEADKIKGKKNLPEVQTALNDIVALEKFKDKIQSLTGENIDGQPTNVKVTIVLKPNYKLDVKTNTITITGAIQDNTPKIKINAKDISDKITISGFKTIAEVQKQLDKFVTGTPDFPGVIQSLTAKTDPEEKINVIVKIKLNEGYELIGADWFRIIGAIDPNK, encoded by the coding sequence ATGAAAAAATTATTAGGGTTATTAGGAGCTTTTGGTCTTGTTACTGCCGCTGGTGTTACAGTTGTTTCATGTGGACATAAAAAAGCGGAAAACGTGGAAAACATAAAAACATTAGCAGAATTATTAAGTGGAGTTACAATTGTTGATACACAATCAAAAGATGATGTTTTAAAAGCAATTAAAGCTAAATTAGGAAATGCAAACCTTAAAAGTGATTATGTAGTTGAATTTAGTAATAAAGATGTTGCTACATTAACAAAAGCTGAAACAATTACTATCAAAGCATTACAAGATTTTAATATTGGTGATGCCATAGTTAAAGCAAATGATAGCTTCAAAATTACAGTTGCAGATGCCACAAAAGTAGAAACAGTTAAGATTGCTGATATTCAAGCTGAAGCAGATAAAATAAAAGGTAAAAAAAATTTACCAGAAGTGCAAACAGCATTAAATGACATTGTTGCTTTAGAAAAATTTAAAGATAAAATTCAATCATTAACAGGTGAGAATATTGATGGACAACCAACCAACGTTAAAGTAACTATCGTTTTAAAACCAAACTACAAACTTGATGTTAAAACAAATACAATTACAATTACTGGGGCAATACAAGATAATACTCCTAAAATAAAAATTAACGCTAAAGATATTAGTGATAAAATAACAATTTCAGGTTTTAAAACTATTGCAGAAGTCCAAAAACAACTAGATAAATTTGTTACTGGGACACCAGATTTTCCGGGAGTGATTCAATCATTAACAGCTAAAACTGATCCTGAAGAAAAAATTAATGTTATAGTAAAAATTAAATTAAATGAAGGATATGAACTTATAGGTGCTGATTGATTTAGAATTATAGGAGCAATTGACCCAAATAAATAA
- a CDS encoding DUF2130 domain-containing protein, whose protein sequence is MDIKLTCPKCEKTFSANELFEHNSNEYNKFINEKVNKKLSEVVLEKEKQINKDKFLEIENLKIKLEKEKSDFERNLQKLKTEEIQDKLEMISSLKNKINSMEETKKLEIENYKAKLDAERTRFQNELISKQQKENQDKLEMISSLKNKINSMEETKKLEIENYKAKLEAEKEKFDQQIKIKLLEMEDKIKSPLLEQIEILKLANEKHKIINSKVKGENFEHEVEAELKKVFGFVDKIEKINDSSQEKADFLQTVIVDKNKIGKIVYEVKNAKWSDGWVEKLVKDCARKNSKYGILVATSFKEKYGSIPFIKSTEYDNIWITDDEGFIFVAQILRKLVEVDSKFEKYASNVGDGKNEEQLNELFKIKNSLSDYLKNDLKVLISDFEKEFKKMTKVRNSLIKNSNDITVVEEKLRRKINSQIIKKLETISGETFEYGNDDEDNIEE, encoded by the coding sequence ATGGACATTAAATTAACATGTCCTAAATGTGAAAAAACATTTAGTGCAAACGAATTATTTGAACATAATTCAAACGAATACAATAAATTTATCAATGAAAAAGTAAATAAAAAACTATCTGAAGTTGTTTTAGAAAAAGAAAAACAAATAAATAAAGATAAATTTTTAGAAATTGAAAATCTAAAAATTAAATTAGAAAAAGAAAAAAGTGATTTTGAAAGAAATCTTCAAAAATTAAAAACGGAAGAAATTCAAGACAAATTAGAGATGATATCAAGCTTGAAAAACAAAATTAATTCTATGGAAGAAACAAAAAAACTAGAAATAGAAAATTATAAAGCCAAACTTGATGCTGAAAGAACAAGATTTCAAAACGAATTAATATCTAAACAGCAAAAAGAAAATCAAGACAAATTAGAGATGATATCAAGCTTGAAAAACAAAATTAATTCTATGGAAGAAACAAAAAAACTAGAAATAGAAAATTATAAAGCTAAATTAGAGGCAGAAAAAGAAAAATTTGATCAACAAATAAAAATTAAACTTTTAGAAATGGAAGATAAAATAAAATCTCCTTTATTAGAACAAATAGAAATTCTTAAACTTGCAAATGAAAAGCATAAAATAATAAATTCTAAAGTTAAGGGTGAGAATTTTGAACATGAAGTAGAGGCAGAATTAAAAAAAGTTTTTGGTTTTGTTGATAAAATTGAAAAAATAAATGATTCTTCACAAGAAAAAGCAGATTTTTTACAAACTGTTATTGTTGATAAAAATAAAATTGGAAAGATAGTATATGAAGTAAAAAATGCTAAATGAAGTGATGGTTGAGTTGAAAAACTTGTAAAAGATTGCGCAAGAAAAAATAGCAAATACGGAATACTTGTAGCAACATCATTTAAAGAAAAATATGGTTCAATACCATTTATAAAATCAACAGAGTACGACAATATATGAATTACTGATGACGAAGGGTTTATATTTGTTGCACAAATATTAAGAAAATTAGTTGAAGTTGATAGTAAGTTTGAAAAATATGCATCAAATGTTGGTGATGGAAAAAATGAAGAACAATTAAATGAATTATTTAAAATTAAAAATTCTCTTTCTGATTATTTAAAAAATGATTTAAAAGTTTTAATTTCTGATTTTGAAAAAGAATTTAAAAAAATGACTAAAGTTAGAAACTCTTTAATAAAAAATTCAAACGATATAACAGTGGTTGAAGAAAAATTAAGAAGAAAAATTAATAGTCAAATAATCAAAAAACTTGAAACAATTTCAGGTGAAACGTTTGAATATGGCAATGACGATGAAGATAACATCGAAGAATAA
- a CDS encoding PTS transporter subunit EIIC, translating to MQAHINDKIVEPVKYINKWEVVAEEIFNLVGTNKNYETYQNCMTRLRFVIKDKTKVQETALLNLDIVKGINYQGNELQIIIGGAVYKVKEALDRFVKNDFKFELKNVKTHQEGFDILACVKAIVLPIIPAIMAAGMLQAVYVLLSDSVAGLYPAIDIKKPLINYSWFNVLFYIVSHAGLDFISIFFLYNTVKYFNGNTNVGLLLGIIFISPYFFNQLPIAWTTITVGDVTSTIGIKPYPTSIIPMVAAGIIYVVIDNWIKKWMPSVVDIIFRHFLSVLITSLIIFIAVGNVLGLLESVIGCTLGLLRFIPWGIGTAIFGIFWQAIVITGIHGALIQFLMLPAITNPGTSVPLVMGFVFGTFGQLGGGIGVALKTKNQTLKQQAIGAMPASLFGITEPMIYGVTLRCGLPFITASLGAGAGGIIYTGFFNGDWRLPPAFGILAFVSCGTTASQYIGWSLGVLGTVALSAILTYFTFKDRRDEVKGTLKLTHKLSKWFVIDNNLKTYLDELETFAKTNFKDNKKMEKAFQEWVTSNFKYNHLSQKLSDLQAKYAKLANKAFINKKYHLVKKYNNKYNKLENSVALDKLWKIKLAKEQVGSAWLQQLEVKQQAYMEIVANIIALLNQKSPSSEINNLTNNYYNICHSLDISYDINIKQKPLFKYKNFKLKQQEVKEVLV from the coding sequence ATGCAAGCACATATTAATGACAAGATTGTTGAACCAGTTAAGTATATCAATAAGTGAGAAGTTGTTGCCGAAGAAATTTTTAATTTAGTCGGAACAAATAAAAATTATGAAACATATCAAAATTGCATGACGCGTTTAAGATTTGTTATTAAAGATAAAACTAAAGTGCAAGAAACAGCGTTACTAAATTTAGATATTGTTAAAGGAATAAATTATCAAGGTAATGAATTGCAAATCATTATTGGAGGAGCAGTTTATAAAGTTAAAGAAGCTTTAGATAGATTTGTTAAAAATGATTTTAAATTTGAGTTAAAAAATGTCAAAACTCACCAAGAAGGCTTTGATATTTTAGCTTGTGTTAAAGCAATTGTATTACCAATAATTCCTGCTATTATGGCAGCGGGGATGCTACAAGCAGTATATGTATTATTATCTGATAGTGTGGCAGGATTATATCCAGCAATTGATATTAAAAAACCATTAATTAATTATTCATGATTTAATGTGTTATTTTATATTGTGTCCCATGCAGGACTAGACTTTATCTCAATATTTTTCTTATATAACACCGTAAAATATTTTAACGGTAATACTAATGTTGGATTGTTATTAGGAATCATCTTTATATCACCATATTTTTTTAATCAACTCCCAATTGCTTGAACCACAATTACAGTTGGTGATGTAACATCAACAATAGGAATCAAACCATACCCAACATCAATTATTCCGATGGTGGCAGCGGGAATAATTTATGTGGTTATTGATAATTGAATTAAAAAGTGAATGCCTTCAGTAGTAGATATTATCTTTAGACACTTTTTATCAGTTTTGATTACATCATTAATTATTTTTATTGCTGTTGGTAATGTATTAGGGCTATTAGAGAGTGTTATTGGCTGTACTCTAGGATTATTAAGATTTATTCCTTGAGGTATCGGAACAGCGATATTTGGGATTTTTTGACAAGCAATTGTAATTACAGGAATTCATGGAGCGTTGATCCAATTTCTAATGTTGCCAGCCATTACCAATCCAGGAACTTCAGTACCATTAGTAATGGGATTTGTCTTTGGAACTTTTGGTCAATTAGGTGGAGGAATTGGAGTTGCTTTGAAAACTAAAAACCAAACTCTAAAACAACAAGCAATTGGGGCCATGCCTGCTAGTTTGTTTGGTATTACTGAACCAATGATTTATGGAGTTACTCTTCGTTGCGGGTTACCATTTATTACTGCATCACTTGGAGCTGGGGCAGGTGGAATCATCTACACAGGATTCTTTAATGGTGATTGACGTTTACCACCAGCCTTTGGGATTTTGGCCTTTGTATCATGTGGAACCACAGCTTCACAATATATTGGGTGATCACTTGGGGTTTTAGGAACCGTTGCTTTATCGGCAATCTTAACTTACTTTACTTTTAAAGATCGTCGTGATGAAGTTAAGGGAACTTTAAAATTAACTCATAAATTAAGTAAATGATTTGTTATAGATAATAATTTAAAAACATATCTTGATGAATTGGAAACTTTTGCTAAAACAAATTTTAAAGATAATAAAAAAATGGAAAAAGCTTTTCAAGAATGAGTTACTAGCAATTTTAAATATAACCATCTAAGTCAAAAACTAAGTGATTTACAAGCAAAATATGCCAAACTAGCAAATAAGGCTTTTATTAATAAAAAATATCATCTAGTTAAAAAATATAATAATAAATATAACAAGTTAGAAAATTCTGTCGCTCTTGATAAATTATGAAAAATTAAATTAGCAAAAGAACAAGTGGGGAGTGCATGGTTACAACAACTAGAAGTAAAACAACAAGCATATATGGAAATAGTGGCAAACATTATTGCCTTATTAAACCAAAAATCTCCAAGTTCAGAAATTAATAACTTAACAAATAATTATTATAATATTTGTCATTCATTAGATATTTCATATGACATTAATATTAAACAAAAACCATTATTTAAATATAAAAATTTTAAACTTAAACAACAAGAAGTTAAAGAAGTATTAGTTTAG
- a CDS encoding type I restriction-modification system subunit M produces the protein MEKNKEIQRNELYKSIGHIANDLRGSVDGWDFKQYVLGTMFYRYISENLCNYINKGEHEAGVLNFDYAKISDEIAVKIKDGIIKEKGFFILPSQLFCNVRLNSFKNENLNETLQDVFKSIEKSSKGTESEKNFKGLFDDIDVNSKKLGQSVEKRNKNWSRILNAIGEMKLGKYKENNIDAFGDAYEYLMSMYASNAGKSGGEFFTPQEVSELLTRLTLVNKSEINKIYDPACGSGSLLLQSIKIIGKENIKNGFYGQEINVTTYNLCRINMFLHDIDFDKFNIECEDTLISPRHLDDQPFDVIVSNPPYSIKWEGNSNPVLINDSRFLGPGVLAPKSKADFAFILHILSSLSEDGVAAIVCFPGIMYRNGAEQKIRKYLIDKNFIDTIIYLPENLFFGTTISTYIMVLKKQKLDHNVLFIDASNEYINFKKNNKLSSENIKNILNCFENRQNINFFSHLVSSEEIKENNYNLLISDYVDKKNYEVFTDINFVNNELDKLVNEAKILRNKIEVLINGEKK, from the coding sequence ATGGAAAAAAATAAAGAAATTCAAAGAAATGAATTATATAAATCAATTGGTCATATAGCAAATGATTTAAGAGGTTCGGTTGACGGATGGGATTTTAAACAATATGTTTTAGGAACAATGTTTTATAGATATATTTCAGAAAATCTTTGCAATTACATAAATAAAGGAGAGCATGAAGCAGGAGTCTTAAATTTTGATTATGCAAAAATAAGCGATGAAATTGCTGTAAAAATAAAGGATGGCATAATTAAAGAAAAAGGTTTTTTTATATTACCTTCACAACTTTTTTGTAATGTAAGATTAAATTCTTTTAAAAATGAAAATTTAAACGAAACATTACAAGATGTATTTAAAAGCATTGAAAAATCTTCGAAAGGCACAGAATCCGAAAAGAATTTTAAAGGTTTATTTGATGATATTGATGTAAATTCTAAAAAATTGGGTCAGTCTGTTGAAAAAAGAAATAAAAATTGATCAAGAATTTTAAATGCTATTGGAGAAATGAAACTTGGTAAATATAAAGAGAATAATATTGATGCATTTGGTGATGCATATGAATATTTAATGTCAATGTATGCAAGTAATGCCGGAAAATCTGGTGGTGAATTTTTTACCCCACAAGAAGTTTCGGAACTTTTAACACGCTTAACATTGGTTAATAAAAGTGAAATAAATAAAATATATGATCCAGCATGTGGTTCAGGATCACTATTATTACAATCAATAAAAATAATTGGAAAAGAAAACATAAAAAATGGTTTTTATGGTCAAGAAATAAATGTTACTACATATAATCTTTGTAGAATTAATATGTTTTTGCATGACATTGACTTTGATAAATTTAATATAGAATGTGAAGACACTTTAATTTCACCACGTCATTTAGATGATCAACCATTTGATGTAATTGTTTCAAATCCACCTTATTCTATAAAGTGAGAAGGTAATAGCAATCCAGTTTTAATTAATGATTCTAGATTTTTAGGTCCAGGTGTTTTAGCACCAAAATCAAAAGCGGATTTTGCTTTTATTCTACATATTTTATCATCGCTTTCTGAAGACGGAGTTGCTGCAATTGTTTGTTTTCCAGGAATAATGTATAGAAATGGTGCTGAACAAAAAATTAGAAAATATTTAATTGATAAAAATTTTATTGATACAATAATATATCTTCCTGAAAATTTATTTTTTGGAACAACAATTTCGACTTATATTATGGTTTTAAAAAAACAAAAATTAGATCATAATGTTTTATTTATAGATGCATCTAATGAATACATAAATTTTAAAAAAAATAACAAATTAAGTTCTGAAAACATTAAAAACATTTTAAATTGTTTTGAAAATAGACAAAATATTAATTTTTTTTCACATTTAGTTTCTTCTGAAGAAATTAAAGAAAATAATTATAATTTATTAATTTCTGATTATGTTGATAAAAAAAATTATGAAGTATTTACTGATATTAATTTTGTTAATAATGAGCTAGATAAATTGGTGAATGAAGCAAAAATTTTAAGAAATAAAATTGAAGTGTTAATTAATGGAGAAAAAAAATAA
- a CDS encoding restriction endonuclease subunit S, giving the protein MEKKNNMLNVGEIITSNINENIELKYLWEVTIWDKNFSNLKDIVLNKKIKYKYFLVKDIKKIVNNNGNVKILTTNETNLFTREELVLPFLNKGQVVCIPGGGNPIVQYFNGTFITTDNRLAVSFDENILRTKYLYYFLKNNINTIKSFYRGSSLLHPDMSKILKMQIQIPTIKHQDNIIFLLDNLNLLINKLKNNLNCEINLRKLIIKKYIENKTNSFKDFLSLKEVCAINTGKRLTRANLNKKSKYPVYHAGIKPLGYYNYSNAPKNTTMIINTGDAGKIGFSKEDFWSSDGCYWLKCNDSYNNKFLYYFLLSKEDFLKSKIRKGGIPTLNKEVVQKLKVPFVSYEEQNNIVTFLDNLLDYSNELINNLNLEIKNLEVKEKYYINKLFSYKKEIKND; this is encoded by the coding sequence ATGGAGAAAAAAAATAATATGTTAAATGTTGGTGAAATAATAACTTCAAATATTAATGAAAATATTGAGTTAAAATATTTATGAGAAGTTACTATTTGAGACAAAAATTTTAGTAATTTAAAAGATATTGTTTTAAATAAAAAAATAAAGTATAAATATTTTTTAGTTAAAGATATAAAAAAAATAGTTAATAACAATGGAAATGTAAAAATATTAACAACCAATGAAACCAATTTATTTACAAGAGAAGAATTGGTTTTACCATTTCTTAATAAAGGACAAGTTGTTTGTATACCCGGTGGAGGAAATCCCATAGTTCAATATTTTAATGGAACTTTTATAACCACTGATAATAGATTAGCTGTTTCATTTGATGAAAATATTTTAAGAACAAAGTATTTATATTATTTTTTAAAAAATAATATAAATACTATTAAAAGCTTTTATAGGGGTTCTTCTTTGTTACACCCGGACATGTCTAAAATCTTAAAAATGCAAATACAAATACCCACAATCAAACATCAGGATAATATTATATTTCTTTTAGATAATTTAAATTTATTAATAAATAAATTAAAAAATAATTTAAATTGCGAAATAAATCTTCGTAAGTTAATTATAAAAAAATATATAGAAAATAAAACAAATAGTTTTAAAGATTTTCTTTCTTTAAAAGAAGTATGTGCAATAAATACAGGAAAAAGATTAACAAGAGCAAATTTAAATAAAAAATCAAAATATCCTGTTTATCATGCCGGAATCAAGCCGCTTGGATACTATAATTATTCAAATGCGCCAAAAAATACAACAATGATAATAAATACTGGCGATGCTGGAAAAATAGGTTTTTCTAAGGAAGATTTTTGATCTTCAGATGGTTGCTATTGGCTAAAATGTAATGATTCTTATAACAATAAATTTTTGTATTATTTTTTATTATCAAAAGAAGATTTTCTTAAAAGTAAAATTAGAAAAGGCGGAATACCAACATTAAATAAAGAAGTTGTTCAAAAATTAAAGGTTCCATTTGTTAGTTATGAAGAACAAAATAATATTGTAACTTTTTTGGATAATTTGTTAGATTATAGTAATGAACTTATTAACAATTTAAATTTAGAAATAAAAAATTTAGAAGTTAAGGAAAAATATTATATTAATAAATTATTTTCATATAAAAAGGAAATAAAAAATGATTAA
- a CDS encoding type I restriction endonuclease subunit R codes for MIKKNATVIEEYVFQNQKYNNYSEKDIEEKLIEVLKNESYEHLKIKSEIELIKNLRNKIEKLNNFLFTDNEWKIFFTEILANPNNGIIEKTKIIQEDYKQVVKLDNGNFKNINLIDKKNLYNNCLQVINQYSNKTENHSSRYDVTLLVNGFPLVHIELKKRGVSIKEAFNQIGRYQNESFFAGAGLFEYIQIFVISNEIRTKYYSNTTRKDKSHNYSKSFAFTSYWTDKNNNIINNIFDFAKSFFNKNTILNIITKYCVLTSENMLLVMRPYQIVASESIINKINFINHNNNFGKKNSGGYIWHTTGSGKTLTSFKTAKLITELDFIEKTIFVVDRKDLDYQTIKEYDKFEKGAANSNNSTAILKKQLESFNSKIIVTTIQKLSNFVKNNKNHVSFNKNIVFIFDECHRSQFGKMHLELTSNFKKYCLFGFTGTPIFANNINNKNDYYLKTTEEVFGEKLHSYTIADAIKDQNVLPFKVDFVNTIKQKNEALNSNFYNVDKESAFLNSKRIKNITEYIIKNFDKKTYKSYNYKKITESNDSKIKVLNGFNSILAVSSINAAKKYYSEFKNQLKTAKNKLKVALIYSYSVNEEENDGILYEENNESVSELDYNSKQFLENAIKDYNNLFNTNFDTSSDKFNNYYKDLSIRVKNKEIDILIVVNMFLTGFDSPTLNTLWIDKNLKSHGLIQAFSRTNRILNSIKQFGNIVCFRNLEKETNDAIKMFGNDNNLEYVLLKKFDDYYNGFTKSNGERVQGFVEIANQLLENFSLSNEWNLSNKEKNSFIKIFGKYLKIKNILKTYDEFENKEILTVEQDQEYCGKYIDLREELILNKNQFENKEISDNITFEIELLKNIEINIEYILFLIKNNINDLDNLNFKKQLNNAISSSMNLRTKKELINLFIIENSKINNNFIEWKTFINNKKEFDLKKIINTYGLKEDETRTFLKNSFEYRYIKKIGTDLDKIMPRISRFSNENYYVKKTKIIKELENYFYNYFDI; via the coding sequence ATGATTAAAAAAAATGCAACAGTAATTGAAGAATATGTTTTTCAAAATCAAAAATATAATAATTATTCAGAAAAAGATATTGAAGAGAAATTAATAGAAGTTTTAAAAAATGAATCTTATGAACATCTTAAAATAAAAAGTGAAATAGAGTTAATCAAAAATTTAAGAAATAAAATTGAAAAATTAAATAACTTTTTATTTACAGATAATGAATGAAAAATTTTTTTCACAGAAATATTAGCAAATCCAAATAATGGAATTATAGAAAAAACCAAAATTATTCAAGAAGATTATAAACAAGTTGTAAAACTTGATAATGGTAATTTTAAAAATATAAATTTAATTGACAAAAAAAATTTATATAATAATTGTTTACAAGTAATAAATCAATATTCGAATAAAACTGAAAATCATAGCAGTAGATATGATGTAACATTGCTTGTTAATGGTTTTCCACTTGTTCATATTGAATTAAAAAAAAGAGGTGTTTCTATAAAAGAAGCGTTTAACCAAATAGGCAGATATCAAAATGAATCTTTTTTTGCTGGAGCAGGGTTGTTTGAGTATATTCAAATTTTTGTAATATCTAATGAAATAAGAACTAAATATTATTCAAATACAACAAGAAAAGACAAAAGTCATAATTATAGTAAAAGTTTTGCATTTACTTCATACTGAACAGACAAAAATAATAACATAATAAATAATATTTTTGATTTTGCAAAATCATTTTTTAATAAAAACACTATTTTAAATATAATAACAAAATATTGTGTTCTTACTTCAGAAAATATGTTGTTAGTAATGAGACCATATCAAATAGTTGCTTCAGAATCAATAATAAATAAAATCAATTTTATAAATCATAATAATAATTTTGGTAAAAAAAATTCCGGTGGATATATTTGACACACAACAGGAAGTGGAAAAACATTAACCTCTTTTAAGACAGCAAAGTTAATAACTGAATTAGATTTTATTGAAAAAACGATTTTTGTTGTTGATAGAAAAGATCTAGATTATCAAACAATAAAAGAATACGATAAATTTGAAAAGGGTGCTGCTAATTCAAATAATTCAACTGCTATTTTAAAAAAACAATTAGAAAGTTTTAACTCTAAAATTATAGTTACAACAATTCAAAAACTTTCAAATTTTGTTAAAAATAATAAAAATCATGTTTCTTTTAACAAAAATATTGTTTTTATTTTTGATGAGTGTCATAGATCTCAATTTGGAAAAATGCATTTAGAGTTAACAAGTAATTTTAAAAAATATTGTTTATTTGGTTTTACTGGAACACCTATTTTTGCAAATAACATAAATAATAAAAATGATTATTATTTAAAAACTACAGAAGAAGTATTTGGAGAAAAGTTGCATTCTTATACGATAGCCGATGCAATTAAGGATCAAAACGTTTTACCTTTTAAGGTAGATTTTGTCAATACAATAAAACAAAAAAATGAAGCATTGAATTCTAATTTTTATAATGTAGATAAAGAAAGTGCTTTTTTAAATTCAAAAAGAATAAAAAACATAACTGAATATATAATAAAAAATTTTGATAAAAAAACATACAAATCATATAATTACAAAAAAATTACAGAATCGAATGATTCAAAAATAAAAGTATTAAATGGTTTTAATTCAATTTTAGCAGTATCTTCAATTAATGCAGCAAAAAAATATTATTCAGAATTCAAAAATCAATTAAAAACTGCTAAAAACAAATTAAAGGTAGCATTAATATATTCTTACTCGGTAAACGAAGAAGAAAATGATGGAATTCTTTATGAAGAAAATAATGAAAGTGTTTCAGAGTTGGATTATAACTCAAAACAATTTCTTGAAAATGCAATAAAAGATTACAACAATCTATTTAATACAAATTTTGATACAAGCTCAGATAAATTTAACAATTATTATAAAGATTTATCGATTAGAGTTAAAAATAAAGAAATTGACATATTAATAGTGGTTAACATGTTTTTGACAGGATTTGATTCTCCAACGTTAAATACTTTATGAATTGATAAAAATTTAAAATCGCATGGTCTAATACAAGCCTTTTCAAGAACTAATAGAATTTTAAATTCTATCAAACAATTCGGTAATATTGTGTGTTTTAGAAATTTAGAAAAAGAAACCAATGATGCTATTAAAATGTTTGGTAATGATAATAATCTTGAATATGTTTTGTTAAAAAAATTTGATGATTATTATAATGGTTTTACAAAAAGTAATGGAGAAAGGGTTCAGGGTTTTGTCGAAATTGCAAATCAATTATTAGAAAATTTTTCTTTAAGTAATGAATGAAATTTATCTAATAAAGAAAAAAATAGTTTTATTAAAATTTTTGGTAAATATTTAAAAATTAAAAATATATTAAAAACTTATGACGAATTTGAAAATAAAGAAATTCTTACTGTAGAGCAGGATCAAGAATATTGCGGAAAATACATTGATTTAAGAGAAGAATTAATTTTAAATAAAAATCAATTTGAAAATAAAGAAATTAGTGACAATATAACATTTGAAATTGAACTTTTAAAAAATATTGAAATAAATATTGAATACATATTATTTTTAATAAAAAATAATATTAATGATTTAGATAATTTAAATTTTAAAAAACAATTAAATAACGCAATATCATCTTCAATGAATTTAAGGACAAAAAAAGAATTAATTAATTTATTTATAATTGAAAATAGCAAAATCAATAATAATTTTATTGAGTGAAAGACTTTTATAAATAACAAAAAAGAATTTGATTTAAAAAAAATTATTAATACATACGGATTAAAAGAAGACGAAACCAGAACATTTCTAAAAAATTCTTTCGAATATAGATATATTAAAAAAATTGGAACGGACCTTGATAAAATAATGCCTAGAATTTCTCGTTTTTCTAATGAAAATTATTATGTTAAAAAAACAAAAATAATAAAAGAATTGGAGAATTACTTTTATAATTATTTTGATATTTAA
- a CDS encoding SemiSWEET family sugar transporter: MHILLLTNNSQATDILGWLGTILSSLFLLPQVIKIIKTKNISDISFLTMFILMVAQVVWIAYAIMIGSTQLCVANVIQCFFTTIIVILKTYKFIK, encoded by the coding sequence ATGCATATATTACTACTAACTAACAATAGTCAAGCTACTGACATATTAGGGTGATTAGGAACAATTTTATCATCATTGTTTTTATTACCACAAGTTATAAAAATTATTAAAACCAAGAACATTTCAGACATTAGCTTTTTAACAATGTTTATTTTAATGGTTGCCCAAGTTGTTTGAATTGCTTATGCAATTATGATTGGATCAACCCAACTTTGCGTAGCTAATGTAATCCAATGTTTTTTTACAACGATCATAGTAATTTTAAAAACATATAAATTTATAAAATAA